Proteins from a genomic interval of Sphingobacterium sp. SYP-B4668:
- the nuoH gene encoding NADH-quinone oxidoreductase subunit NuoH → METAFIIEKSVLVVIIFVVTLVIAMYSTLAERKVAGFMQDRYGPDRAGLYGLLQPLCDGGKFFFKEEIIPAGAHKTLFILGPTIAIITACITSAVIPWGQTLTIGDRAIILQVADINVGVLYIFGVVALGVYGIMLGGWASNNKFSLMGAIRAASQSISYELALGLSLIALLMVTGSLKLGDIVAQQHGFVNWNIWVQPLGFLLFMVCSFAECNRVPFDLPECETELVGGYHTEYSSMKLGLYMFSEYINMFVSSALMASLYFGGYNFPFMDDLGLSQNWITIIGVIVFFIKIFAFIFFFMWIRWTLPRFRYDQLMNLGWKVLIPLAIANIVLTGIITIAKDTWWS, encoded by the coding sequence ATGGAAACAGCTTTCATTATAGAAAAATCAGTTTTAGTTGTTATTATTTTCGTTGTCACGCTTGTGATTGCGATGTATTCAACATTGGCGGAGCGAAAAGTTGCCGGATTTATGCAAGACCGTTATGGCCCTGACCGAGCGGGACTATACGGCTTACTTCAACCATTGTGTGATGGCGGTAAGTTTTTCTTCAAAGAAGAAATTATTCCTGCGGGAGCACATAAGACGCTTTTTATCCTAGGTCCTACTATCGCTATTATCACGGCTTGTATTACGTCAGCAGTAATTCCTTGGGGACAAACATTAACAATCGGAGATAGGGCGATTATACTACAAGTCGCCGATATTAACGTTGGGGTGCTTTATATCTTTGGAGTGGTGGCGTTGGGGGTCTACGGTATTATGTTGGGAGGCTGGGCTTCAAACAATAAATTTTCCCTAATGGGAGCTATTCGTGCCGCATCACAGAGTATTAGTTATGAACTCGCGTTAGGTTTGTCGCTAATTGCACTACTGATGGTCACTGGGTCGCTTAAATTGGGTGATATCGTTGCACAACAGCACGGCTTTGTCAATTGGAACATTTGGGTACAACCACTGGGCTTCTTATTGTTTATGGTATGCTCGTTTGCGGAATGTAATCGAGTGCCATTTGATTTGCCAGAATGTGAGACCGAATTGGTCGGGGGATATCATACGGAATACTCATCTATGAAGCTTGGACTATATATGTTCTCTGAGTATATCAATATGTTTGTGTCTTCTGCATTGATGGCATCGTTGTACTTCGGTGGGTATAATTTTCCATTTATGGATGACCTTGGACTTTCACAAAATTGGATTACTATCATCGGGGTGATTGTATTCTTTATCAAGATATTTGCATTCATCTTTTTCTTTATGTGGATACGTTGGACATTGCCGCGCTTTCGCTATGATCAGTTGATGAATCTGGGTTGGAAAGTATTGATTCCATTGGCTATAGCCAACATTGTGTTGACAGGTATTATCACTATTGCAAAAGATACGTGGTGGAGCTAG
- a CDS encoding 2Fe-2S iron-sulfur cluster-binding protein, translated as MAEDVKIKVSIDGIPVEVVPGTTILNAARQIGGDIVPPAMCYYSKLEGSGGKCRTCLVKVSKGSEKDPRPMPKLVASCRTTVMDGMEVLNITSPEVVEARKGVVEMLLINHPLDCPICDQAGECKLQDLGYEHGSEATRYEFERRTFERIDIGDKIQLHMNRCILCYRCVFVADQLTEKRVHGIVNRGDHAEISTYIQKAVDNDFSGNVIDVCPVGALTDKTFRFKNRVWFTKPVDAHRDCPTCAGKVTLWYKGTEVLRVTARKDEYGEVEEFICNTCRFDKKHTDDWVLDEPTLIDKDSVIGANHYLDFNPPAVIKEDLELQEANQEQLARTERLK; from the coding sequence ATGGCAGAGGATGTAAAAATCAAGGTAAGCATAGATGGGATTCCTGTAGAAGTAGTTCCAGGAACGACAATTTTGAATGCTGCCCGTCAAATTGGTGGAGATATTGTTCCTCCAGCGATGTGCTATTATTCCAAGTTAGAGGGTTCTGGCGGGAAATGCCGAACCTGTCTTGTAAAAGTCAGTAAGGGCTCCGAGAAGGACCCTCGTCCGATGCCTAAGCTTGTTGCATCTTGTCGGACGACAGTCATGGATGGGATGGAAGTGTTGAATATTACTTCCCCAGAGGTTGTAGAGGCACGTAAGGGTGTCGTGGAGATGCTCTTGATCAATCATCCGCTGGATTGCCCAATTTGTGATCAGGCGGGAGAATGTAAACTTCAAGATTTGGGATACGAACATGGGAGTGAGGCTACGCGGTACGAGTTTGAGCGACGTACATTCGAACGGATTGATATTGGCGATAAGATACAGTTGCATATGAACCGTTGTATATTGTGTTATCGTTGTGTATTCGTTGCCGATCAACTTACTGAAAAACGTGTTCACGGTATCGTAAACAGAGGCGATCATGCAGAGATTTCCACATATATACAAAAGGCTGTGGATAATGATTTTTCAGGAAACGTGATCGACGTTTGTCCGGTCGGTGCATTGACTGATAAAACATTCAGATTCAAGAATCGAGTGTGGTTCACTAAACCTGTAGATGCTCATCGGGATTGTCCTACCTGCGCAGGTAAGGTCACTTTATGGTATAAGGGGACTGAAGTATTGCGTGTAACAGCTCGTAAAGACGAATACGGAGAGGTGGAGGAATTCATTTGTAATACTTGCCGATTCGATAAGAAACATACAGATGATTGGGTATTGGATGAGCCAACTTTGATCGATAAAGATTCGGTCATTGGCGCGAATCACTACCTGGATTTCAATCCTCCAGCAGTTATTAAGGAAGATTTGGAATTGCAGGAAGCAAATCAAGAACAATTGGCGCGTACAGAAAGATTAAAATAG
- the nuoF gene encoding NADH-quinone oxidoreductase subunit NuoF — protein MARKLLLTHINVPGINTYDVYRERGGYRAVEKALKTMSPDDVVEEVKKSGLRGRGGAGFPTGMKWSFLAKPEGVSRYLVCNADESEPGTFKDRFLMTHIPHALIEGMIVSSYALGAHTSYIYVRGEMMPQIRILEKAILEAKHAGFLGKNIMGTGYDLEIYVQPGGGAYICGEETALLESLEGKRGNPRIKPPFPAVAGLYGCPTVVNNVESIAATVPIINDGGEEYAKIGIDRSTGTKLISAGGNLAKPGVYEIELGLPVEEFIYSDEYCGGIANGKKLKAVVAGGSSVPILPANLITKTINGASRLMTYESLADGGFATGTMLGSGGFVAFDEDQCIVRNTWNFTRFYHHESCGQCSPCREGTGWMEKVLHKIESGKGSMEDVDLLWDIQRKIEGNTICPLGDAAAWPVAAAIRHFRDEFEWHITHPNEALSRNFGLAHYADPLTPVV, from the coding sequence ATGGCTCGTAAGTTATTACTAACACATATCAATGTTCCGGGAATCAACACCTACGATGTCTATCGTGAACGCGGAGGTTACCGTGCGGTAGAAAAGGCGTTGAAGACCATGTCTCCCGATGATGTCGTCGAGGAAGTGAAAAAATCAGGTCTCCGCGGAAGGGGTGGAGCAGGTTTCCCCACTGGGATGAAATGGAGTTTTCTGGCTAAACCAGAAGGTGTATCTCGTTACTTGGTGTGTAATGCAGACGAATCTGAGCCTGGTACGTTTAAAGACCGTTTCTTGATGACACATATTCCCCATGCCTTAATTGAGGGAATGATTGTGTCTAGCTATGCTTTAGGTGCCCATACCTCCTATATTTATGTTCGGGGTGAGATGATGCCACAAATTCGCATTTTGGAGAAGGCTATCTTAGAAGCCAAGCATGCTGGCTTTTTAGGCAAGAATATTATGGGAACTGGGTATGATCTCGAGATTTACGTTCAACCCGGAGGGGGAGCCTACATCTGTGGCGAAGAGACCGCGTTGTTAGAGTCTTTGGAAGGAAAACGAGGTAATCCGCGGATTAAACCTCCCTTTCCTGCCGTTGCAGGATTGTACGGCTGTCCTACAGTCGTGAATAATGTGGAATCCATTGCTGCGACAGTGCCTATCATTAATGACGGAGGTGAAGAATACGCTAAGATTGGTATTGACCGGAGTACCGGTACAAAACTGATTTCGGCAGGTGGGAATTTGGCAAAGCCAGGTGTTTATGAAATTGAATTGGGACTTCCTGTAGAGGAATTTATATACTCAGATGAATATTGCGGCGGAATAGCGAACGGAAAGAAATTAAAAGCGGTAGTTGCCGGGGGATCATCTGTTCCTATCCTACCTGCCAATTTGATTACGAAGACCATCAATGGTGCAAGTCGCCTGATGACATATGAATCGCTTGCGGATGGTGGTTTTGCCACTGGAACAATGCTGGGGTCGGGTGGGTTCGTTGCCTTTGATGAAGATCAATGTATTGTTCGGAATACGTGGAATTTCACGCGGTTTTATCATCATGAGAGCTGTGGACAATGTTCTCCATGTCGGGAGGGGACTGGATGGATGGAAAAAGTCCTCCATAAGATTGAATCTGGAAAGGGTTCGATGGAGGACGTAGATTTGCTTTGGGATATACAGCGTAAGATTGAAGGAAATACCATCTGTCCTTTGGGAGATGCCGCCGCATGGCCAGTAGCAGCTGCAATAAGACATTTTAGGGATGAATTTGAATGGCACATCACCCATCCCAATGAAGCATTAAGCCGTAACTTCGGTCTTGCACATTATGCGGATCCATTAACACCGGTTGTTTAA
- a CDS encoding NADH-quinone oxidoreductase subunit NuoE family protein, translating into MLSVRDSQPVEFSSELLQKFAEVVSRYPEGRQKSALLPILHLVQAEFGWLSVEAMDKVAAYLDIQPIEVYEVASFYTMYFLAPKGKYVLEVCRTGPCCLVGAERIMTHIENKLGVKEGEVTADGLFSWRGVECVAACGYGPVLQIGPEYTFYENLTEESVDRLIQDLREKQ; encoded by the coding sequence ATGCTTAGTGTAAGAGACAGTCAACCCGTAGAGTTTTCTTCCGAGCTTTTACAAAAGTTTGCGGAAGTGGTATCAAGATATCCAGAAGGAAGGCAAAAATCGGCCCTATTGCCCATCTTACACCTAGTGCAAGCCGAGTTTGGCTGGCTAAGTGTAGAAGCGATGGATAAGGTTGCCGCTTACCTTGACATTCAACCCATAGAGGTGTATGAGGTCGCCTCTTTTTATACCATGTATTTTTTAGCGCCCAAAGGGAAGTATGTGTTGGAGGTGTGTCGCACCGGACCATGCTGTCTAGTTGGAGCAGAGAGAATCATGACACATATTGAAAATAAATTGGGCGTCAAAGAGGGAGAAGTGACCGCCGACGGTCTTTTCTCTTGGAGAGGAGTCGAGTGCGTGGCTGCCTGTGGCTATGGCCCTGTATTGCAGATTGGACCCGAGTATACATTTTATGAGAACCTGACCGAGGAAAGTGTGGACCGACTCATACAGGATCTCCGAGAAAAACAGTAA
- a CDS encoding NADH-quinone oxidoreductase subunit D, whose product MSDFITKITPNKPVFSDNDPQDELITLNLGPTHPATHGVFQNVIQIDGERIVSGVSTIGYIHRAFEKIAEHRPFYQITTLTDRLNYCSSPINNMGWHMTVEKLLEIEVPKRVQYMRVIVMELARIADHIICNGILGVDTGAFSGFLYVMQEREFIYEIFEEICGARLTTNIGRIGGFERDFNEIAFAKIREFLERFPPVLKEFEELFVRNRIFIERTSGVAAVTPEQALSYSWSGPILRATGVDYDVRAQEPYCSYEEFDFEIPVGTTGDVYDRFMVRNAEMWQSMRIIEQALDKIVKEPAGVFHADVPEFYLPPKEQVYTNMEALIYHFKIVMGEWDTPKSEVYHAVEGGNGELGFYLIHDGGRTPYRLHFRRPSFINYQMFAPMSSGMLLSDAIINMSSLNVIAGELDA is encoded by the coding sequence ATGAGCGATTTCATAACCAAGATAACCCCAAATAAGCCTGTTTTTTCGGACAATGATCCGCAGGATGAACTGATAACCCTAAATCTTGGACCTACGCACCCAGCTACGCATGGTGTTTTTCAAAATGTTATACAGATTGATGGGGAGCGTATCGTTAGTGGGGTTTCTACCATTGGTTATATCCATCGTGCATTTGAGAAAATTGCAGAGCATCGTCCGTTTTATCAAATTACCACGCTCACAGACCGTCTAAACTATTGTTCCTCTCCGATTAACAATATGGGGTGGCACATGACTGTTGAAAAGCTCTTGGAGATTGAGGTTCCAAAGCGCGTGCAGTACATGCGCGTCATCGTAATGGAACTGGCGCGAATCGCTGATCACATTATCTGTAATGGTATCTTAGGAGTGGATACAGGTGCTTTTTCGGGCTTCCTATATGTCATGCAAGAGCGGGAATTCATCTATGAAATCTTTGAAGAAATATGTGGTGCCCGTTTAACGACCAATATCGGTCGTATCGGCGGTTTTGAGCGAGATTTTAATGAGATTGCATTTGCTAAGATTCGCGAGTTCTTAGAGCGGTTTCCTCCTGTGCTGAAAGAATTTGAAGAATTGTTTGTCCGTAATAGGATTTTTATAGAGCGAACCTCGGGTGTAGCTGCTGTCACCCCAGAGCAAGCTTTGAGCTATAGTTGGTCCGGACCTATACTGCGCGCTACGGGTGTTGATTACGACGTACGGGCGCAAGAACCGTATTGCTCTTACGAGGAGTTCGACTTTGAAATACCTGTAGGTACTACTGGGGATGTGTACGACCGTTTCATGGTGCGTAATGCAGAAATGTGGCAATCTATGCGTATTATAGAGCAGGCGCTCGACAAAATAGTGAAGGAGCCTGCGGGTGTATTCCATGCAGATGTTCCTGAGTTTTACCTCCCGCCGAAAGAGCAGGTCTATACGAATATGGAAGCACTTATCTATCATTTTAAGATTGTGATGGGTGAGTGGGATACCCCTAAATCCGAAGTGTATCACGCTGTCGAGGGGGGGAATGGTGAATTGGGTTTCTATCTCATCCATGACGGAGGGCGTACGCCTTATCGTCTACATTTTAGAAGACCGTCATTTATCAATTATCAGATGTTTGCACCCATGAGCAGTGGAATGTTGCTATCTGATGCGATTATTAATATGAGTAGTTTAAACGTTATTGCAGGAGAGTTAGATGCTTAG
- a CDS encoding NADH-quinone oxidoreductase subunit C has product MDKLTNIQLWERLQTQFGDKLKNASEPYGLLTLHTAKEHILDVLSFLKDDTLLQFTYLTDITAVHYPNQELPFAIVYHVHSLVHNVRIRIKVFIGGETPTIPSATVLWNGANWMERETYDFFGIQFEGHPDLRRILNVDDMEVFPMRREYPLEDPNRIDKKDLYFGR; this is encoded by the coding sequence ATGGATAAGTTGACTAATATACAATTATGGGAGCGATTGCAGACGCAGTTTGGAGACAAGCTCAAAAATGCGTCGGAGCCTTATGGACTTTTAACCCTCCATACAGCTAAAGAGCATATCTTAGATGTGTTGTCTTTTCTCAAGGACGATACCCTCTTACAGTTTACTTACTTGACCGATATTACGGCAGTGCACTATCCAAATCAGGAATTGCCCTTTGCTATTGTTTATCATGTGCATAGCCTTGTGCACAACGTCCGTATCCGAATCAAGGTTTTTATAGGAGGCGAGACGCCCACTATCCCTTCGGCTACTGTTCTTTGGAACGGGGCGAATTGGATGGAAAGAGAAACATATGATTTCTTTGGGATTCAATTTGAAGGACATCCCGATCTTCGTCGGATTTTAAATGTGGATGATATGGAAGTGTTCCCCATGCGTAGGGAATATCCACTGGAAGATCCAAACCGTATCGATAAAAAAGACCTTTATTTTGGCCGATAA
- a CDS encoding NADH-quinone oxidoreductase subunit B — protein sequence MSNVKLAEAPPGVEGSGFFATTLDKAIGLARANSLWPLPFATSCCGIEFMATMGSTYDLARFGAERPSFSPRQADMLLVMGTIAKKMAPVLKQVYIQMAEPRWVIAVGACASSGGIFDTYSVLQGIDEIIPVDVYVPGCPPRPEAILDGVMRLQDIVKNESLNRRNTPEYKALLERYGIVTDNG from the coding sequence ATGAGTAATGTCAAGTTGGCTGAGGCTCCCCCGGGAGTAGAAGGATCCGGATTTTTTGCGACTACTTTAGATAAAGCGATTGGGTTGGCTCGAGCAAATTCATTGTGGCCATTACCCTTTGCAACGTCATGCTGTGGTATTGAGTTTATGGCGACAATGGGTTCGACCTATGATTTGGCGCGATTTGGTGCCGAACGGCCTAGTTTCTCGCCTAGGCAAGCAGATATGTTGCTGGTAATGGGTACTATCGCCAAAAAGATGGCACCCGTATTGAAGCAGGTATATATACAGATGGCTGAGCCACGGTGGGTGATTGCAGTAGGTGCGTGTGCCTCTAGTGGGGGGATTTTTGATACCTATTCGGTGCTTCAAGGTATAGATGAAATTATCCCAGTCGATGTTTATGTCCCTGGTTGTCCTCCTAGGCCAGAAGCTATTTTAGATGGCGTGATGCGTCTTCAGGACATTGTCAAGAATGAATCCCTGAATAGAAGAAATACACCTGAATATAAAGCCCTGTTAGAACGGTACGGAATAGTTACAGATAATGGATAA
- a CDS encoding NADH-quinone oxidoreductase subunit A produces the protein METVNLANAPIDYLPILIQLVVAVGFGVGTIIITHMIGPKVKTENKLSSFESGVEVKGNARQPFSIKYFVVAILFVIFDIEVIFMYPWAVNFREFGMQGLIEMFVFMGILLLGFIYIIKKKALDWD, from the coding sequence ATGGAAACTGTAAACCTCGCAAATGCTCCGATTGACTATTTACCCATATTGATCCAACTTGTTGTGGCAGTGGGATTTGGTGTTGGTACCATTATCATCACACACATGATTGGACCTAAAGTTAAGACTGAAAATAAGCTCTCTTCATTTGAATCGGGAGTCGAGGTCAAGGGGAATGCACGTCAACCTTTTTCGATTAAGTACTTCGTTGTGGCAATCTTGTTCGTAATTTTCGATATCGAAGTCATCTTTATGTACCCTTGGGCGGTCAATTTTAGGGAATTTGGGATGCAAGGATTAATAGAGATGTTTGTTTTCATGGGCATATTGCTTTTGGGCTTCATCTACATTATCAAGAAGAAGGCACTGGATTGGGATTAG
- a CDS encoding tetratricopeptide repeat protein, producing MTKSKLFLSLLFAGAVGTASAQSLKDAQAAMEAEQYDKAKVMLENLVQKKPKDGENYFYLGQIYLVNDRVDSAAIIFNNGLTNDPKNIQLNTVGLGIVDLKNNNQAAAEQKFTTATSDLGKKDYLPLYFSGRALIDAPKPDFAKALEYLTQAKAKNAKDALVPLALGDAYAGMNESSLAYVQYRDALTLDEGLLRAKIGQAVITRRAQAYDVAIEQLNALTQEFAAYAPTFRELAETYRASSLKEDDEEKYKAINKQGVDAYKKYLDLTGDKSLEAKIRYADFLVYAREYAELKKVSEELAQNPDVDPKIYRYLGYGAYNQDKDYAKSLEYLNSLFAKMKPERIISRDYLFAGLANIGVAAADTTGASVANRDKGIELLKKAIEMDKDELLPEVAETAFAKYQDQDMAAAAMIFEIPASMPESEYYYDANYYIGEINYNLGQKKVAAEEDGKVYFDKADKGFGVVVAATKQEVVDKYLIPALYYRGFAQLGLDNIAEPEKIQGLFVPSFTKLIEVIKAKPADAKYNEYLVDANNYLGYYNYAKGDNAKAKEHFQATLSINPEDEFAKSYIEAL from the coding sequence ATGACAAAAAGCAAATTATTTTTAAGTCTATTATTTGCAGGAGCTGTTGGAACAGCAAGTGCACAGAGCTTGAAAGATGCTCAGGCAGCGATGGAGGCCGAGCAATATGATAAAGCAAAAGTGATGTTGGAGAATTTGGTGCAAAAGAAACCAAAGGATGGAGAGAATTATTTTTATTTAGGTCAGATTTATCTTGTGAATGATCGGGTTGATTCTGCTGCTATTATCTTCAACAATGGATTGACAAATGACCCGAAAAACATTCAATTGAATACAGTTGGTTTGGGAATTGTTGATTTGAAGAACAATAATCAAGCGGCAGCCGAACAAAAATTCACGACAGCGACTTCTGATTTAGGCAAGAAGGACTACCTCCCATTATATTTTTCAGGTCGTGCATTGATCGATGCTCCGAAGCCAGATTTTGCTAAAGCATTGGAATACTTGACTCAGGCCAAAGCCAAGAATGCAAAGGATGCATTGGTTCCTTTAGCACTAGGTGATGCATATGCGGGCATGAATGAGTCAAGCTTGGCTTATGTTCAATATCGTGATGCCCTTACATTAGATGAAGGTTTGTTACGGGCCAAAATCGGACAGGCTGTTATTACACGTAGAGCACAAGCTTACGATGTGGCTATTGAGCAATTAAATGCGTTGACACAGGAGTTTGCTGCCTATGCACCGACTTTCCGTGAATTGGCGGAAACGTATCGTGCATCTTCTTTAAAAGAAGACGATGAGGAGAAATATAAAGCAATCAACAAGCAGGGGGTAGATGCATATAAAAAATACTTGGACCTTACAGGAGATAAATCTTTAGAGGCCAAAATTAGATATGCGGATTTCTTGGTATATGCACGTGAGTACGCGGAGTTGAAAAAAGTTTCTGAAGAATTGGCACAAAACCCTGATGTAGATCCAAAAATCTATCGTTACTTAGGTTATGGCGCTTATAACCAGGATAAAGACTATGCAAAATCATTGGAGTATTTGAACTCCCTATTTGCTAAAATGAAGCCAGAGCGTATCATTTCCCGTGACTACTTGTTCGCTGGATTGGCTAATATTGGTGTAGCAGCAGCTGATACTACAGGTGCTTCTGTGGCAAATAGAGATAAAGGAATAGAGCTTTTGAAAAAAGCTATAGAGATGGATAAAGATGAGTTGTTGCCAGAAGTTGCTGAAACGGCATTTGCAAAGTACCAGGATCAAGATATGGCAGCTGCTGCTATGATTTTTGAGATTCCTGCTTCCATGCCAGAGTCAGAGTACTACTATGATGCGAACTACTACATCGGCGAAATCAACTATAATTTAGGACAGAAAAAAGTTGCTGCTGAAGAAGATGGTAAAGTTTACTTTGATAAAGCGGACAAAGGATTTGGAGTTGTTGTTGCAGCTACGAAACAAGAAGTTGTAGATAAGTATTTGATTCCAGCACTTTACTACAGAGGATTTGCGCAATTAGGTTTAGACAACATTGCTGAGCCTGAAAAAATACAGGGATTATTTGTTCCTTCATTTACTAAGTTGATTGAAGTGATCAAGGCAAAGCCAGCTGATGCAAAATATAATGAATATTTGGTAGACGCAAACAACTACCTTGGTTACTACAACTACGCAAAAGGTGACAATGCTAAAGCAAAGGAGCATTTCCAAGCGACGTTGAGCATCAATCCAGAAGATGAGTTTGCAAAGTCTTATATTGAAGCTTTGTAA
- a CDS encoding PstS family phosphate ABC transporter substrate-binding protein gives MIRKINFQIILSLILFVTVSTSCANRKTADEDDAKHGDILKGQLPVIVDETLIPIVKEQVDVFQNSYKESKIQLIGAPEVKGINLMLQGRAKTAIMTRTLNEVEEDYFKKKSVTPKIFQIATDAVVFVVNDSRPDTSISVESVLRILKGENIGADYSLILDNVNSSTLRQLKEIGKVEKISSQYVKAMENGDEVLSYIAQHTDGIGVIGYNQWLNAKRSFKNIEKIRTLSVQNSLTKDGDGKFYRPNQSNLAAGLYALSRPVYILNYQPDMGLGLGFSAFVTGDRGQRIMLKADLVPATMPGREIIIRDKVE, from the coding sequence ATGATACGTAAAATTAATTTTCAGATTATTTTGTCTTTAATATTGTTCGTCACAGTCAGTACATCGTGCGCTAATCGCAAAACGGCAGACGAGGATGACGCAAAGCATGGCGATATATTGAAGGGGCAGCTACCCGTTATTGTCGATGAGACTTTGATACCTATTGTCAAGGAACAGGTTGATGTTTTTCAAAATTCATATAAGGAATCAAAAATTCAGCTTATTGGCGCGCCGGAGGTAAAGGGTATCAATTTGATGTTGCAGGGACGCGCAAAGACAGCTATTATGACCCGGACATTGAACGAAGTAGAAGAAGATTATTTTAAAAAGAAGTCTGTCACTCCAAAAATATTTCAGATTGCAACAGATGCTGTAGTTTTTGTAGTGAATGATAGCCGTCCCGACACGAGTATTAGCGTAGAAAGCGTGTTAAGAATCTTAAAGGGGGAAAATATAGGCGCTGATTATTCGTTAATATTGGATAATGTAAACTCTAGTACATTAAGGCAGTTGAAAGAGATTGGTAAGGTGGAAAAGATTTCATCCCAGTATGTGAAAGCAATGGAAAATGGCGATGAAGTGCTTTCTTATATCGCACAACATACGGACGGTATAGGCGTTATAGGATACAATCAATGGTTAAATGCAAAACGATCTTTTAAAAATATAGAGAAAATTCGTACCTTAAGCGTTCAAAATTCACTGACTAAAGATGGCGATGGTAAATTTTACCGTCCTAATCAGTCAAATTTGGCAGCAGGTTTGTATGCATTAAGTCGTCCAGTGTATATTTTGAACTATCAACCTGACATGGGACTTGGGCTGGGATTCTCCGCCTTCGTAACTGGAGATCGTGGACAACGCATTATGCTTAAAGCAGATTTGGTCCCGGCAACAATGCCAGGAAGAGAAATTATTATTAGGGATAAAGTGGAATAA
- a CDS encoding energy transducer TonB, with translation MFGSKLDLFKKEWLDVVFANRNREYGAYQLRKLAPRATNIGLVIVIGVVILLSIPKIFNIKLIPDKPVEPPPVITEVTLEDLVIPEPEEEEEPLPVEEQPQRIAQEPPAEDLIRFPEPKVVPKNQVKEEVAAQEEFKDDKKTPARLTLKGTKGASGVPTGEFGPKKVDGAVTGTEKGTPDGAGTNEIFTAVEVNPEPPGGMKSFMKWIGDNYQYPAAATEQGVNGVVQVSFVVEKDGSLTDIKVIRDLQYGTGQAAVTLLKKAKKWSPGIQNGRPVRVAYTLPIRLNIVN, from the coding sequence ATGTTTGGTTCAAAATTAGATTTATTCAAAAAGGAATGGCTAGACGTTGTTTTTGCGAATAGAAATAGAGAGTACGGAGCTTACCAGCTACGTAAACTGGCGCCAAGAGCTACTAACATTGGTTTAGTAATCGTAATTGGAGTGGTTATTCTCTTGAGTATTCCAAAGATTTTCAACATCAAGTTGATTCCTGATAAGCCGGTCGAACCACCTCCTGTGATCACAGAAGTGACATTGGAAGACTTGGTGATTCCGGAGCCAGAAGAGGAAGAAGAGCCTCTTCCGGTGGAAGAACAGCCTCAGCGTATCGCTCAGGAGCCACCAGCGGAAGACCTTATACGTTTCCCGGAGCCGAAGGTAGTACCTAAAAACCAAGTAAAGGAAGAGGTTGCTGCTCAGGAAGAATTCAAGGATGACAAGAAGACCCCTGCACGCCTTACTTTGAAAGGTACTAAAGGAGCTTCTGGTGTCCCAACCGGAGAATTTGGTCCTAAGAAAGTTGATGGTGCTGTGACAGGTACAGAGAAAGGAACTCCTGACGGAGCAGGTACAAATGAAATCTTTACTGCGGTAGAGGTCAACCCTGAGCCACCAGGTGGAATGAAGTCCTTCATGAAGTGGATTGGTGACAATTACCAATACCCAGCTGCGGCAACGGAGCAAGGTGTAAATGGTGTGGTACAAGTTTCATTTGTCGTGGAGAAAGACGGTAGCCTTACAGATATCAAGGTGATTCGTGACTTGCAGTACGGTACAGGACAGGCTGCTGTTACTTTGTTGAAAAAGGCAAAGAAATGGTCTCCAGGCATCCAGAATGGACGCCCGGTGCGTGTGGCCTACACACTACCAATTCGATTAAATATTGTTAATTAA